CGAACACATATCCGGAAGCTCATCCCGATCCACCTCAATAAAACGGATGCTATCCTTATATTGAACCTCCAAATCAGGCATGAAGGGCTCAATAAAATAACAATCTTTACACCAAACCGCCTTAAATACAGCGACTGTTGTACCGGGGTCTGCCACAACCGAGCGAAACTCCTGTTCTGTTGATACTTTCTTCATTTTCACTCACCTCTTTGGGTTTTTGATGCTTCATATATAGCACTTTGTCCAACCCCTGTCAAGAAATGAGACTCCTTATTCCATCTTCCAATTCAAAGGAAATTATGATATCATAAAAATATCCAAATAGTATCAATTTAGTATTAACAACCCAGAAAAAGTAGTAGAGGGGGAGAATGTGAAATGAAAGAAAAACAAGCTTGGTCCATAAATGGATTCATCGGTTTTCTAGGCTTACTGGTAGTGATAGGACTGGGTTTATATCTGCTCTTTGCAGAATTTTATGTCCTTGCCGTGCTTTGTGCAGTCGTAGCCTTCATTCTGATCTGCTCCATCAGTATTGTTCAGCCAAATCAGGCCTTAGCCATAACCTTTTTTGGACAATACATGGGTACAATCAGGCAAAGCGGATTTTTTATGACCATCCCTTTTTCTGACCGGAAGAAAGTCTCTT
This Paenibacillus larvae subsp. larvae DNA region includes the following protein-coding sequences:
- a CDS encoding thioredoxin family protein, producing the protein MKKVSTEQEFRSVVADPGTTVAVFKAVWCKDCYFIEPFMPDLEVQYKDSIRFIEVDRDELPDMCSKLNILGIPSFIAFSNGQELIRFVSKLHKTKEEIKQFLDRAVDVSSALNNK